The following are encoded in a window of Castanea sativa cultivar Marrone di Chiusa Pesio chromosome 5, ASM4071231v1 genomic DNA:
- the LOC142636592 gene encoding germin-like protein subfamily 1 member 7 — MMKGVSFFVTVAILALASSLASAYDPSPLQDFCVAINDIKSGVFVNGKFCKDPAMVSANDFFFSGLNIPGNTKNKVGSNVTLVNVDKLAGLNTLGISLARLDFAPYGLNPPHTHPRGTELLVVIEGTLLVGFVTSNPNKLFTKVLNKGDVFVFPIGLIHFQFNIGETAALAFAGLSSQNPGVITIANAVFGSVPPINPDVLIKAFQLDKNVVEYLQKAFTPN; from the exons ATGATGAAaggtgtttctttctttgtgacTGTGGCCATTTTGGCCTTGGCATCCTCCTTGGCTTCTGCCTATGACCCTAGTCCATTGCAAGACTTCTGTGTCGCAATTAACGACATCAAATCTGGTG TGTTTgtgaatggaaaattttgtaaggaCCCTGCAATGGTCTCAGCGaatgattttttcttctccGGACTTAATATTCCTGGAAACACCAAAAACAAAGTCGGATCAAATGTCACTCTTGTGAACGTTGATAAATTAGCAGGTCTCAACACTCTAGGCATATCTTTGGCTCGCCTTGACTTTGCACCATATGGCTTGAATCCACCTCACACTCACCCTCGCGGCACTGAGCTTTTGGTAGTCATTGAGGGTACTCTCTTAGTTGGATTTGTTACATCCAACCCAAACAAACTCTTCACCAAAGTTCTAAACAAGGGAGATGTCTTTGTATTCCCAATTGGTCTCATTCACTTCCAATTCAACATAGGGGAGACTGCTGCTCTTGCCTTTGCTGGTCTTAGCAGCCAAAATCCTGGGGTGATCACCATAGCAAACGCGGTCTTTGGATCTGTTCCTCCCATCAATCCTGATGTTCTCATCAAGGCTTTCCAACTAGACAAAAATGTAGTTGAATATCTTCAAAAAGCATTCACGCCAAACTAG